The Pempheris klunzingeri isolate RE-2024b chromosome 16, fPemKlu1.hap1, whole genome shotgun sequence genome includes the window AAGGGACAGGTAGGCAGCGATACTATTCCTGACTCCGTAGCTCACCATGTTGTCACTGTTCTCTGTGCTGACCAGCTTTCTCCTGTTAAGGGAGgagatggaaaaataaatgagaacaGAGCCTGTTTGTATTACAATTTTACTCCTCACTTGtggaaaaatacatgaaaattatGAATTTTGCCTCCTCTTTTACTTTCTTCAAATCTGTCCACGGCAGATCTGCTTGAAAAAATCTATACCCAATAACATgtagttaattaattaattagccAATCAAAAggaaattaatcagcaactattaTGATAAATGCTTATCTGTTTAATGCATATTTCAGGAGAAAAACATGTGGTTCCAGTGTGAGtatttgcttttctctctcatacTGTATATCATTAAATTCAATACCTTTGGATTTAGTCTCTGTGAAATTGTAATGGAATACCTTCACTATTTTCCAACATTTCATAcacaaaacaattaattgattatttgagAAGGTATCAGATtaatcagtgaaaaaaaaatattaggtGCATCCCTGATCTATACTTTTACATCCGATCTTCAGAAGACACCATCTGCTTGAATCATTATGCACTGCTATGCTGACTCTACTGTACCTGTCTACTTTCTTCCAGTCAAAGTTGCGCCGCATGACTACAGGTGGAGCTTCAGGAGTTACATCTGATGGCGGGGTTGTGCTCGACAGACAGGGGGAAGTTAACGCACAACATAAGCCATCTGCAAAGTCTGAAAAGGATCGGGGAAGTAACATACAGCttttaaacacagaataaataTTACATTGCAAAAGTTGCATTAACCACTCTCACACTCTATTGctcaggcaaacacacaaacttgtGAAAAGCTGTGTGTTGGGGATTCATAGTGAATAACTGCACTAGTACAGCAAATATAACTACTACTTTTCTAACACCAGTGCTCATTATCAAGCACCCTTTGTatctcatttcctgttttgttccaAAAGTGTTCTGTCAGAGCAGGAAATATACAGAGCTGACCACTGATAAGAAACAGTTCTATATTAGGACgtgatcatttattttcagtgcCTAAATAATCATGCACGATTGCATATGCCTGTTCGTGTGCTTGTGTTTGGCTTTCAtaatgtttgtgtatttgttatttttagacCTACATGTTTCTCTTTAGTTATGTATCTAAGTGAATTGTGCAGCTACCCACCAGAGTAGTGGTTGATCATATCTTCAAGGCACTGGAAAGTGAGGCGAGGGGAGATGTAGTACCAACTGTTGTCCAGTCTGAAGATACGATAGTGCTTTATAATCCTGTGCTTCACTGAGAGCGAATATAGACCTGAGGATACCACACATAACATACACATGCTGAAAAAGCTGAGACAACGTAAAAGCAGAAGTAACATGATGCTGCTTCTGCACTGTAATGTCCCTATCCTCTGCTTAATCACGAGTAAAGAAACGTTTTGGATCAAAAAGTGATCACAGAATCTGTCATGGGAGTATCCGCTCACAGGTAATTCCCCGGTAATGTCCATAAAGAAATACTTTTAGGAATGCAtatatcaatcttctcatctataTCGTACCAAGAAAGTAAATACGTTTATTTCCCTacatgtcaaactattcttttagcttgtttgttgttgttttaaggCCAGTCCGATGTGCTCGTGCATTGGATCTGACCTCCTGATCTAATTTCAGCACAGGCTCATTTGTTGGCAAGAATTTAACTTATGATGCACAAACTCTACACTCTAATATTAAAAGAGAACTAAAGTCAAAGCCAGCTACCAGAGCTGACTGCAGACTCTGCTATGAGCAAATGTTCTCACCTTTCTCCCTGGAGCTCTCCCGCACCAGGAAGGAGCCCACTCTGTTCGCAGGTAGCAGGAGCAGCTCTTCAGCCTTCTGCCTCTCCACCCCCTCGAACAGCCAACTGACACAACAAAATACATCAGATCACATGAAATATTTGCTATTTAAACTCGCATTTCAGACCTTTCCAAATTCGTATTAAAGACATAACCTTGAAATGAGCACATACAGCTGTAACATCCAAACAAAAAACCAACATCTAACATCTAATGGTAGTGGAAACTACCACTGGAAAAAGATGcatttgatatttaattttcaatttaaatcaAGTCCACACAGACCAACTATGCCAGCACTAGAGGATGGTGTCAATGTAATCTTACTTACCCGTGGTACACTTTTGCCACATGGCTGATTGGTACGTAGTTCTCCTTTCCTGAGACAGAGCAAACTCTCCACCAGTAAGCCTCCCTGAATACCATAAAGAGGCAAAGAGGAATCAACCACTGACCTTTTTGTGTAAGCACTTCTCTATACTGCAAACTTGCAGCATCAAGACACAAATggtcctctgtttgttttgtttttttagactTTACTTCCTCATAGTCATTTGAGATCTGCTGTCTACTGAATTTGAATCTTGATGGGAAAACAGGGTTGTTTTTAATCAGGAATGCGAAAACATGATCTTACTGAGCGATGACTCTGAGCTTCTCCCCCATCCTGTAGATGGGCACGCTGATATCAGGAGACGGGTAGTCCTGAAGTACCACCACCATGTCGTCTTCCAACCCTGTCAGGAACAATATTTACAGCATTTACAAACGCGACCAAATGCTGATACCAAATACTGTATGTCTAAGACCAAACCTCGGAAATGTACTGCCATTTCAATGTTATTTTTGGGTTTAGCTTATTATATAATGGCATCTCTGATAACATCAGACTGTTTTTCATAGCTGTGCATATTGTAAATTACAAAttagtattaatattaattatattaattaattaatattaatattgtgGAAATTTAACACTTTTTGATGTGCAAAGTGCATGACTGCTgctactgacagcagcagagaaaacttTTGATATGCGCTCTCCAAAAATGCTTTCactaattatatatatatatatatatatatatatatattttttttttttttttttgaattatgGGGCAATCTTACCTTTAAAAGAGTTGTCATGGTTGTCTGTGTTGACTTTGTCTCTGGGCCTCACTCCACGCATCATATTCCCCATCCTCCAGATGAACACGGCTCCAGTCTGAAGTCAGAGCATAGAGAGAGATACACTTTGAAAGTGAAGCAAATGAGTGTAAAATGACCTGTATTTTTTTATGGTCAAAAGTTCTCTATGCTGCTGCACCACAAAGTTTGTAACTTCCCATAAGCTGATCATTGAACAATATCAACTGACTGATTCTTTTCAGAATGGGGAAGCTGAGGTTAGATGTTATCAGACTCAATTTTCCATTGTAGCACCTAGCTCTGTGCACGGACAGCTAACATTTGATAATGATATTGAATTTATATACTACTCAATACTGCTCCCAAAAGTCACATTGCATAATACACTCTATGATTATTCAAAAATACAAGCGTTTCAACACATCCTGTAAATGAGTCATATATTCTTAAGTTACATGACATGCTGGCCAGTTGGCCATTATTAAGAAATAACAGTTccactcacacagaaactatGAGCGGCACGTAGCAGAAGCAGTTGATGTGATAAAATGTAGACATCTACCTGTGGGACCCGTTGCTCGCCGGCTGTGATGGCATCAAGTGTGCCGAGAGAGATGATGGTCCAAATGTGGCATGGTGGCCTCAGCAGAGTAGCAACTAGAGAATTTCCATGTTCATAAGAGTTTGAAGAAATGACCTGTCACAGAGTGTGGCAACCGCGCTGCATCTGACAGCAAACTCACTTCCTGTAATGAAATGAGGAAGAGAGCCCGAAAAAGTCTTGTTGAGACACAAACAACAGATCATGAAAGAGGGGGCTAGACAGCAGTCCTCCAGATGTAGCCTGAACCATTATGGGCCAGTGGGTTTTTGTatttagaatttatttattatttattattactatatatagactgtgttttgtgtgtcaaaGTTTTGTCTTGGTGATGTTCATAATTATCTGATGACTAATAACCTGTTATTTGCTGCCATTTTTTGTTGGTTGGTTGAATTTTTTGTTGTAGTTTAACAGGAAAGCAACTATTTTGGTAATCACTTAATTATTTAGGGTTTAGAGTTTTTCTAGCAACAATACCTGGTACTTTGTTCAGGCTTCTTCTAAAAGAaatgatgcttttctttgtgatAGGAAATTGAATATCTTAGGGTTTTGTACTATTAGTTGGAGAGAACTTGATATCTGAAAATGTCACCttgggcatttttcactgtttactgACAATCTGATTATTGGATGAAACAATTAAAGGAATCTTGCTAAGAATTAGATGATAAGATTGATCCCACTCTCATGTCTATATGCTAAATGTTAAGCTACTGCCCACACATGATTAGCTTAGCACAAGGACTGGAAATAAGGGGAAACAATTAGCCTGGCTTTTGTCCAACAGTAACAAACCTACCGCCCACCAGCATCTCTAAAATGTACTTATTAACACACTCTATCTCATCTGTTTAATCggaacaaaatacaaaatgtaaaaactataTTTGTTGATATTATTTTAAGGCGATGGTGTTATGTGACCATTTCTTGACAGGGACCAGTTATCAGGCAGCTggcagagactccaggaagttacttgTTCCTGGAAGATGGAACCTTCCTACTGGGACTTCCTACATGAAAGTCCTGTGTCCCCTTATTTCCAGGCTTggtgctaaactaagctaacagTTACTATAACTGATCAATCAAAAAATTATAGCATattaatgtgaaatgaaaataatcattagttgcagccccataatagattaaaataaaagataaggACATTGTTACCATTGTTTCTGCAGCACATAAATTGGGATGTGCAAAAAGTACTCAGATCTGCAATGTGAGACCTTTCCTTCACACCATATAAGTGTTATACAGTGTAACAAAACTGAATTGGAACTAGGGGGGCATTGGTTTTGTTTATCTGGTGTTCATCTGGTCTGAAAGTATACCTGAATGACACTGCTGAAGTTTCAAATTAGGGaacaaaaaacaatgtcagaTGTATGACCTTCTGAGACAGCACACCACAGTCTGGAGGACATTTTTATCCTTAGATGTTCATGCTCTGTGAGTCAGGAAGAAAATGTGTGGTATGTGCATGACGAATTATACCAGTAGATTTCTGACTAACACAAtaaagtttggtgttttaaccaGATTTTTCTTCCCTATGTGAGGAATGACAAACcctttttctccctgtctcaCTCCAGCTTGCCCTGTGATTCATTATCTCTCATTCAACTCTATTCTTCAAACACACTTTATTTCTTGTCTCAGCTCAACAAATATGTATTctgcactatttttttttactgaagccaataaaatgttacttttactttgacaaaACACCCTTAGCAGATGTCAGTCTAAATGTCAAATGTAACATCATGTTTGCCATTTATCAAGTTCAACCCTTATGTAAGGATAGAATAAGAGTTTTTAACGTCAAAGCAGATTGgaatcagaaaacagtgagctgGCACTTCCTTTTGTTGGCTTCCTGCTGTGCGAGGGCGAGAGTCAGCTCTGAGAGATAAATATTCCTTAGAGGAAGTATACAGGAATCACACAGTATCTCACATCATGTTTAGACTGAACTGTAACTAAACTGCATTTTAGGCTGAACCCAGCAGTTTGTCTGCTGGGTGTAGAAAAAGCAGCTGCTGTGGCTTGGTGGGTGGTGGTTGCTGTCAGATGCAGGACTGTTGTGGCTGCAAAGACGGAAGGAAGTCTTCATTGGCTttagatgaaaataaatgcaagGTCAACATGTAGCTCACAGTTTAGAACTGAATTTGTGACTTTTCCTGTGACcagttttggtcattttttggCGGTTTCACAGtagattttatttgtatttaacaGTGGATATATTACAGGCAAATGCCTCAATTTACTTCTACTGCTTCTCTCAACAAATTTGTGCTACAGCAGATGAGCTTTTTGGGATGCTTCGTGAACTGTTTGTTAAAGGCTTTAGCCACAttccaaaacagagaaacaaacaaaacacaaaacctaTTTTCTCACTTCCCACTAGTGGTATCTCGCCATGCAGAGtgttttggtttggttctttatactgtatatattgtacatTCTGTGCActacaaattaaaagaataagTCTCACTGGGAGGTGCAACGACgttaataatgaatatatttacaGTTGGAGAAGAAgtgaatgtactgtatattcagaTCCttaacttcagtaaaagtagcattaccacacagtaaaatacattAGTACAAGTCTTAGATTTAActctacttaagtaaaagtacagaagtacagaagtcataataataacatattttGAATTCAGTATTAGAGATTAGAGAAAAAGGGTAACGGGTTTAATAGTATTAGACACAGCAGGTTTTGAAATATTCAGTATTTACGCATTTCAGCTATTACTTCACCCTGGAACATTTTGCTCCTCGACTCcacagcttttttattttctgtttttctatgcAGGTCCTGGCCTCTGTCACTGCCAGTACCAGGGCCACGTGTGTCTTTGAATGAGTCACCAGCAGACATAACACAGGTGAAACTGAACCAGTGGGGCCGTCCACATCAACCTCCAGCTCAATGGACTCTTTGTTGCATCGGGATGAGAAACTTATTCCCCAAGTGG containing:
- the sla1a gene encoding src like adaptor 1a — protein: MGNMMRGVRPRDKVNTDNHDNSFKGLEDDMVVVLQDYPSPDISVPIYRMGEKLRVIAQEAYWWRVCSVSGKENYVPISHVAKVYHGWLFEGVERQKAEELLLLPANRVGSFLVRESSREKGLYSLSVKHRIIKHYRIFRLDNSWYYISPRLTFQCLEDMINHYSDFADGLCCALTSPCLSSTTPPSDVTPEAPPVVMRRNFDWKKVDRRKLVSTENSDNMVSYGVRNSIAAYLSLSGNQHPAQMGAESRKKKSKSVYAMPENCLANIDYEDEF